From Bradyrhizobium sp. NDS-1, the proteins below share one genomic window:
- a CDS encoding outer membrane protein, which translates to MKKTLLALTAVAAMTGSASAADLGARPYVKAPMPAPVANWTGFYVFGGGGGGLSNADQSIVDTATGTPLTITQRQGGSGWFGTVGAGYDWQFSGTWVAGVFGDAQFGSIRSTIQDPTFDITGNQKLETSWAAGVRLGWLVAPNVLSYVNGGYSGAHFGRTNFTTLGGTPAGVHLNGYDRHGWFIGGGVENSLNIFGITSPGWFMKTEYRSAFYDTKTEAIRFDGTDVPTINSVRANSWNQTISTSLVYRFNWTGPVVAKY; encoded by the coding sequence ATGAAGAAGACTTTGCTCGCTCTGACCGCCGTTGCGGCGATGACCGGTTCGGCCTCGGCTGCCGACCTTGGCGCCCGTCCCTACGTGAAGGCTCCGATGCCGGCGCCCGTCGCCAACTGGACCGGCTTCTACGTCTTCGGCGGTGGTGGCGGTGGCCTCTCGAATGCCGACCAGAGCATTGTGGATACGGCCACCGGCACGCCGTTGACGATCACGCAGCGCCAGGGCGGTTCCGGCTGGTTTGGTACGGTCGGCGCTGGTTACGACTGGCAGTTCAGCGGCACCTGGGTCGCCGGTGTGTTTGGCGACGCTCAGTTCGGCAGCATCCGTTCCACCATCCAGGATCCGACCTTCGACATCACCGGTAACCAGAAGCTGGAAACCTCCTGGGCCGCGGGCGTCCGCCTCGGCTGGCTGGTCGCTCCGAACGTTCTCTCCTACGTCAACGGCGGTTACTCCGGCGCTCACTTCGGCCGCACCAACTTCACGACGCTCGGCGGTACCCCGGCCGGTGTTCACCTCAATGGCTACGATCGTCACGGCTGGTTCATCGGCGGCGGCGTCGAGAACAGCCTGAACATCTTCGGCATCACCTCGCCCGGCTGGTTCATGAAGACTGAGTATCGTTCGGCCTTCTACGATACCAAGACCGAGGCCATTCGGTTCGATGGCACCGACGTCCCAACCATCAACAGCGTCCGCGCCAACAGCTGGAACCAGACGATCTCGACCTCGCTGGTCTACCGCTTCAACTGGACCGGTCCGGTCGTCGCGAAGTACTGA
- a CDS encoding DedA family protein, whose amino-acid sequence MEQFAHALAEFVRVHQAWAAPIVFLLAFGESLAFISLLFPAWGALVGIGALIGASGINFYPVWIAGGLGAALGDWVSYWFGYRYKEKVAEMWPLSRYPGLLPRGEAFVRRWGVPSIFIGRFFGPLRASVPLAAGIFEMPYWSFQVANFVSALVWSAVLLLFGDVLAKIMEWIWRVI is encoded by the coding sequence ATGGAGCAGTTTGCGCACGCCCTGGCCGAATTCGTGCGTGTTCACCAGGCCTGGGCGGCTCCGATCGTGTTCCTGCTCGCTTTCGGAGAATCGCTCGCCTTCATCTCGCTGCTGTTCCCGGCCTGGGGTGCGTTGGTGGGGATCGGCGCGCTCATCGGGGCGAGCGGCATCAACTTCTATCCGGTCTGGATCGCCGGCGGCCTCGGCGCGGCGCTTGGCGACTGGGTCTCCTACTGGTTCGGCTACCGCTACAAGGAGAAGGTCGCCGAGATGTGGCCGCTGTCGCGCTATCCGGGACTCCTGCCCAGGGGCGAGGCTTTCGTGCGCAGATGGGGCGTGCCCAGCATCTTCATCGGCCGGTTCTTCGGTCCCTTGCGCGCCTCGGTGCCGCTCGCGGCCGGCATCTTCGAGATGCCCTATTGGAGTTTCCAGGTCGCCAATTTCGTCTCCGCGCTGGTCTGGTCGGCCGTGCTGCTGCTGTTCGGCGACGTGCTCGCCAAAATCATGGAGTGGATCTGGCGGGTGATCTGA
- a CDS encoding outer membrane protein: MRNKLIAAFACTTALVAAGAASAADLGARYTKAPAYAEPLFNWTGFYVGGHIGGAWTNEQFINNGNSGGFGDLSPGEGFRQRSSGIMGGAQIGYNWQANNYVFGMEGTISGLDNKGTFTNTVFGAGDDVFSWRANVLATVVGRAGFAVQNNLFYIKGGYAGVNNRLSVSDTVGAAGSGGQTHWANGWTVGAGWEYGVTRNWIVGLEYNYAAFGSQTYQLGGTTTNYTFDAKPRDIQWAVVRASYKFDAPTIARY; encoded by the coding sequence ATGCGTAACAAATTGATTGCCGCCTTCGCCTGCACGACCGCTCTGGTTGCGGCGGGTGCGGCTTCCGCCGCCGATCTCGGCGCGCGCTACACCAAGGCGCCGGCTTACGCCGAGCCGCTGTTCAACTGGACCGGATTCTATGTCGGCGGCCACATCGGTGGCGCCTGGACCAACGAGCAGTTCATCAACAACGGCAACAGTGGCGGCTTCGGCGATCTCTCTCCGGGAGAAGGTTTCCGTCAGCGCAGTTCGGGCATCATGGGCGGCGCCCAGATCGGCTACAACTGGCAGGCCAACAATTACGTGTTCGGCATGGAAGGCACGATCTCCGGCCTCGATAACAAGGGCACATTCACCAACACCGTGTTCGGCGCCGGTGACGACGTGTTCTCCTGGCGTGCCAACGTGCTTGCGACCGTCGTCGGCCGCGCCGGCTTCGCCGTGCAGAACAACCTCTTCTACATCAAGGGCGGCTATGCCGGCGTGAACAACCGTCTCTCCGTCAGTGACACCGTCGGCGCCGCAGGCTCGGGCGGTCAGACCCACTGGGCCAACGGCTGGACGGTCGGCGCTGGCTGGGAATACGGCGTCACCCGCAACTGGATCGTCGGCCTCGAGTACAATTACGCGGCTTTCGGCAGCCAGACTTATCAGCTCGGCGGCACCACGACCAACTACACGTTCGACGCCAAGCCCCGCGATATCCAGTGGGCGGTCGTGCGCGCGAGCTACAAGTTCGACGCACCGACCATCGCCCGCTACTGA
- the argC gene encoding N-acetyl-gamma-glutamyl-phosphate reductase, translated as MSLAETTKAPITGAAKKPANVFVDGGSGTTGLGINERLKLQNDVVVKTLPDDKRKDPAAKKALMEEVDLVILCLPDDAAKETVALVDSMGTSAPKVLDASTAYRIAPDWAYGFPELTADQAGKIKAARKVSNPGCYPTGAIALLRPIVDAGLLPPDYPVTVNAVSGYSGGGKSMIASFEDGSAPSFELYGLGFEHKHLPEMQLYSNLTRRPIFIPSVGNYRQGMLVSVPLQLDTLPGKPGGTDLQAALAKRYAGSKYVSVMPLQNEASKGGRIEPEALNETNQLELYVFASDKYHQAVLVARLDNLGKGASGAAVQNMRLMLGLPEA; from the coding sequence ATGAGCCTCGCTGAGACCACGAAAGCCCCGATCACCGGCGCGGCGAAGAAACCCGCAAACGTCTTTGTCGACGGCGGCTCCGGCACCACCGGGCTCGGCATCAACGAGCGGCTGAAGCTGCAGAACGACGTGGTCGTGAAGACGCTTCCCGACGACAAGCGCAAGGATCCCGCGGCCAAGAAGGCGCTGATGGAGGAGGTGGACCTCGTCATTCTCTGTCTGCCCGACGATGCCGCCAAGGAAACCGTTGCGCTGGTCGACAGCATGGGCACGTCGGCGCCGAAGGTGCTGGATGCTTCCACCGCCTATCGGATCGCGCCCGATTGGGCCTACGGCTTTCCCGAGCTGACGGCCGACCAGGCCGGCAAGATCAAGGCCGCCAGGAAGGTCTCCAATCCCGGCTGCTATCCGACCGGCGCGATCGCGCTGCTGCGGCCGATCGTCGATGCCGGCCTGTTGCCGCCTGATTATCCCGTCACGGTCAACGCGGTGAGCGGCTATTCCGGCGGGGGCAAGTCGATGATCGCAAGCTTCGAGGACGGCAGCGCGCCGTCCTTCGAGCTCTACGGTCTCGGCTTCGAGCACAAGCATCTGCCGGAGATGCAGCTCTATTCGAACCTGACGCGGCGCCCGATCTTCATTCCCTCTGTCGGCAATTACCGGCAGGGCATGCTGGTCTCGGTGCCGCTGCAGCTCGACACCTTGCCGGGCAAACCTGGCGGTACCGACCTCCAGGCCGCGCTGGCAAAGCGCTACGCCGGCTCGAAATACGTCTCGGTGATGCCGCTGCAGAACGAGGCGAGCAAGGGCGGCCGGATCGAGCCGGAGGCGCTGAACGAGACCAATCAGCTCGAGCTCTACGTCTTCGCCAGCGACAAATATCATCAGGCCGTGCTGGTCGCGCGGCTTGACAATCTCGGCAAGGGTGCCTCAGGCGCCGCCGTGCAGAACATGCGGCTGATGCTGGGCCTGCCGGAGGCGTAG
- the parE gene encoding DNA topoisomerase IV subunit B, with translation MSKQLKPKAKDDFFGGDEPKPRAAKAAPRAGGGEADYTAADIEVLEGLEPVRRRPGMYIGGTDEKALHHLFAEVIDNSMDEALAGHATFIGVELSADGFLTVTDNGRGIPIDPHPKFPKKSALEVIMCTLHSGGKFDSKVYETSGGLHGVGISVVNALSSRLEVEVARGQKLHRMIFERGHPKGKLEDLGKVNNRRGTRVRFKPDTDIFGAKAAFKPQRLFKMTRSKAYLFGGVEIRWNCAPDLLKGIEDVPAEATFHFPGGLKDYLAAAIHADTLVHPDIFSGKSGRNGAHGACEWAVAWTADADGFLSSYTNTVPTPDGGTHESGLRSALLRGLKDHAERVGQGKRAASITSEDVMVGAAVMLSVFVREPEFQGQTKDRLATAEAQRIVEQAIKDPFDHWLSGNPNMANRLLDFVVDRAEERLRRRQEKETARKTAGKKLRLPGKLADCTDAGTDGSELFIVEGDSAGGSAKQARDRKTQAVLPLRGKILNVASAGKDKLTANAQLSDLVQAIGCGQLLHYREEDLRYQRIIIMTDADVDGAHIASLLITFFYRQMPRLIDEGHLFLAVPPLYKLTHGSKSVYARDDKHKEALLKSEFNANAKVEVNRFKGLGEMMPAQLKETTMDPRKRTLLKVVLLADDRDTTADSVERLMGTKAEARFAFISDKAEFASEELLDV, from the coding sequence ATGTCCAAGCAGTTGAAGCCCAAAGCAAAAGACGACTTTTTCGGCGGCGACGAGCCGAAACCCCGCGCCGCCAAGGCGGCGCCGCGTGCGGGCGGCGGGGAAGCTGATTACACCGCGGCCGACATCGAGGTACTCGAAGGCCTGGAACCGGTGCGACGCCGGCCGGGCATGTATATCGGCGGCACCGATGAGAAGGCGTTGCATCATCTGTTCGCCGAAGTCATCGACAACTCGATGGACGAGGCGCTGGCCGGACACGCGACGTTCATCGGAGTCGAGCTCAGTGCAGACGGGTTCCTCACCGTCACCGACAACGGCCGCGGCATCCCGATCGATCCTCATCCGAAATTCCCGAAGAAGTCGGCGCTCGAAGTCATCATGTGCACGCTGCATTCGGGCGGCAAGTTCGACTCCAAGGTCTACGAGACATCAGGCGGTCTGCACGGCGTCGGCATCTCCGTGGTGAATGCCCTCTCCTCGCGTCTCGAGGTCGAGGTCGCGCGCGGCCAGAAGCTGCACCGCATGATCTTCGAGCGCGGCCATCCCAAGGGCAAGCTCGAGGATCTCGGCAAGGTCAACAACCGCCGCGGCACGCGCGTGCGCTTCAAGCCCGACACCGACATCTTCGGCGCCAAGGCCGCGTTCAAGCCGCAGCGCCTGTTCAAGATGACGCGCTCGAAGGCGTATCTGTTCGGCGGCGTCGAGATCCGCTGGAACTGCGCGCCCGACCTGCTCAAGGGCATCGAGGATGTACCGGCCGAAGCGACGTTCCACTTCCCGGGCGGCCTCAAGGACTATCTGGCGGCTGCGATCCACGCCGACACGCTGGTGCATCCCGACATCTTCTCCGGCAAGTCGGGCCGCAACGGTGCGCACGGCGCCTGCGAATGGGCGGTGGCGTGGACGGCGGATGCGGATGGCTTCCTCTCCTCCTACACCAACACCGTGCCGACGCCGGACGGCGGCACGCATGAGTCCGGCCTGCGCAGCGCGCTTCTGCGTGGCCTGAAGGATCACGCCGAGCGCGTCGGCCAGGGCAAGCGTGCAGCCTCCATCACCTCCGAAGACGTGATGGTGGGTGCGGCCGTGATGCTCTCGGTGTTCGTGCGCGAGCCCGAATTCCAGGGCCAGACCAAGGATCGGCTTGCCACCGCCGAGGCGCAGCGCATCGTCGAGCAGGCGATCAAGGATCCGTTCGACCATTGGCTGTCGGGCAATCCGAACATGGCCAACAGGCTGCTCGACTTCGTGGTCGACCGCGCCGAGGAGCGGCTGCGGCGCCGCCAGGAGAAGGAGACAGCGCGCAAGACGGCCGGAAAGAAGCTGCGCCTGCCCGGCAAGCTCGCCGACTGCACCGACGCCGGCACCGACGGCTCGGAGCTGTTCATCGTCGAGGGTGACTCGGCCGGCGGCAGCGCCAAGCAGGCGCGTGACCGCAAGACCCAGGCCGTGCTGCCGCTGCGCGGAAAAATCCTCAACGTGGCGTCCGCCGGCAAGGACAAGCTGACGGCCAATGCCCAGCTCTCCGACCTCGTGCAGGCGATCGGCTGCGGCCAACTCCTGCATTACCGCGAAGAGGATCTGCGCTATCAGCGCATCATCATCATGACCGACGCAGACGTCGACGGCGCCCACATCGCCTCGCTCCTGATCACCTTCTTCTACCGGCAGATGCCGCGGCTGATCGACGAGGGCCACCTCTTCCTCGCGGTGCCACCGCTCTACAAGCTGACCCACGGCTCCAAATCGGTCTATGCGCGCGACGACAAGCACAAGGAGGCGTTGCTCAAGAGCGAGTTCAACGCCAACGCCAAGGTCGAGGTGAACCGCTTCAAAGGCCTCGGCGAGATGATGCCGGCGCAGCTCAAGGAAACCACGATGGACCCGCGCAAGCGCACGCTGCTCAAGGTGGTCCTGCTTGCCGACGATCGCGACACCACGGCCGATTCGGTGGAGCGCCTCATGGGCACCAAGGCCGAGGCACGCTTCGCCTTCATCTCGGACAAGGCCGAGTTTGCCAGCGAGGAATTGCTGGACGTGTAG
- a CDS encoding FMN-binding negative transcriptional regulator, with amino-acid sequence MYTPPFFKQDRAASLKFAEERGFGTICAFDGKKPVASPLPFYLTYAADGTPQAAFHVARHNPLLKLAGGEASWLLAVNGPDAYVSPDWYVSPDQVPTWLYQSVHLSGPVRPLSDDELSVQIDTLSDKFEHWLLPKKPWTSGKMTAGRLEAMKKAIVGLVMNVEEVEGSFKLNQHKSDADYAAIANALGAGDADAKQISELMRQTRPQVFEHDTNKLERSAS; translated from the coding sequence ATGTACACGCCACCCTTTTTCAAGCAGGACCGCGCCGCGAGCCTGAAGTTCGCAGAGGAGCGCGGCTTCGGCACCATCTGCGCCTTCGACGGAAAGAAGCCGGTCGCTTCCCCGCTGCCGTTCTATCTGACCTACGCTGCCGACGGCACGCCGCAGGCCGCCTTTCATGTCGCCCGTCACAATCCGCTGCTAAAGCTTGCCGGGGGCGAAGCGTCCTGGTTGCTCGCGGTCAACGGCCCCGATGCCTATGTATCGCCGGACTGGTACGTCTCGCCGGACCAGGTGCCGACCTGGCTCTACCAGTCGGTGCATCTGAGCGGGCCGGTGCGGCCGTTGTCGGACGACGAGCTGTCGGTGCAGATCGACACGCTCAGCGACAAGTTCGAGCACTGGCTGCTGCCGAAGAAGCCGTGGACGTCGGGCAAGATGACGGCGGGCAGGCTCGAAGCGATGAAGAAGGCGATCGTGGGTCTGGTGATGAATGTTGAAGAGGTCGAAGGCAGCTTCAAGCTCAACCAGCACAAATCCGACGCCGATTATGCGGCGATCGCAAATGCACTCGGCGCCGGCGATGCCGACGCGAAGCAGATCTCGGAGTTGATGCGGCAGACCAGGCCGCAAGTTTTTGAACACGACACGAACAAGCTCGAAAGGAGCGCGTCATGA
- a CDS encoding FAD-dependent oxidoreductase yields MTFDRQSNRTRKVRCCIVGGGPAGMMLGYLLGRAGIEVVVLEKHADFFRDFRGDTVHPSTLQIMDELGLIDGFLKLPHQRLQKMDGLFGGTPVRIADLSRLHTRYPFIAFMPQWDFLNFLREAGQRFASLEVMMSTEAVDLIRRGEAIAGVRAKTPDGLIDIEADLTIACDGRRSTVRERAGLAVEEIGAPMDVLWFRAGRKPDETENVFARVEPGKMMITFDRGDYWQCAYVIAKGQFDAVKARGLSALLDDVVRMAPILKSGIAEVKSFDDVKLLTVAINRLARWTRPGLLCIGDAAHAMSPIGGVGVNLAVQDAVATANLLADKMQHGCPSETDLDAIRRRREFPVKVTQRMQVIVQNNIISGALQSGDRPLKVPLIVRLITALPWLQGIPARLLALGVRPEHVHSKAAPTS; encoded by the coding sequence ATGACATTCGACCGGCAATCGAATCGGACGAGAAAGGTCCGCTGCTGCATCGTCGGCGGCGGGCCGGCCGGCATGATGCTCGGATATCTCCTGGGGCGGGCGGGCATCGAGGTCGTCGTGCTGGAGAAGCATGCGGATTTCTTCCGCGATTTCCGCGGCGATACCGTGCATCCCTCGACGCTTCAAATCATGGACGAGCTCGGCCTGATCGATGGCTTCCTGAAGCTGCCGCATCAGCGCCTGCAGAAGATGGACGGCCTGTTCGGCGGCACGCCGGTGCGCATCGCCGATCTCAGCCGGCTCCATACCAGATACCCTTTCATCGCCTTCATGCCGCAATGGGACTTCCTGAATTTCCTGCGCGAGGCCGGCCAGCGCTTTGCCTCGCTCGAGGTGATGATGAGCACGGAGGCGGTCGATCTGATCCGCCGCGGCGAGGCGATCGCCGGCGTGCGGGCGAAAACGCCTGACGGCCTCATCGACATCGAAGCCGATCTCACCATCGCCTGCGACGGCCGGCGCTCGACGGTGCGCGAGCGCGCGGGCCTCGCCGTCGAGGAGATCGGCGCGCCGATGGACGTGCTCTGGTTCCGCGCCGGCCGCAAACCCGACGAGACCGAAAACGTGTTCGCGCGCGTCGAGCCCGGCAAGATGATGATCACCTTCGACCGCGGCGACTATTGGCAATGCGCCTACGTCATCGCCAAGGGACAATTTGATGCGGTGAAGGCGAGGGGACTATCGGCTCTGCTCGACGACGTCGTGCGCATGGCGCCGATCCTGAAGAGCGGCATCGCCGAGGTGAAGAGCTTTGACGACGTCAAGCTGCTGACCGTCGCAATCAACCGCCTGGCGCGCTGGACGCGGCCGGGCCTGCTCTGCATCGGCGACGCGGCGCATGCGATGTCGCCGATCGGCGGCGTCGGCGTCAATCTCGCGGTGCAGGATGCGGTCGCGACCGCCAACCTGCTCGCCGACAAGATGCAGCACGGCTGTCCGTCCGAGACCGATCTCGATGCGATCAGGCGGCGCCGCGAGTTCCCTGTAAAGGTGACGCAGCGGATGCAGGTGATCGTGCAGAACAACATCATCAGCGGCGCGTTGCAGTCGGGCGACCGGCCGCTCAAAGTGCCGCTGATCGTGCGCCTCATCACCGCGCTGCCATGGCTCCAGGGCATCCCGGCGCGCCTGCTGGCGCTCGGCGTGCGGCCCGAGCACGTGCATTCGAAGGCCGCACCGACTTCGTAG
- a CDS encoding caspase domain-containing protein, with protein MTRRLFGILAALGLVAGLSGFAAPAHAEKRVALVVGNNDYRNVPKLLKAVNDARTMGDTLKQLGFSVMVAENQSRQQFSETLLAFDKAIEPGDTAFFFYAGHGFEIAGQNYLLPTDVPAATEGQEELVRDASILADRIVERLQNKKARTSILVFDACRNNPFERKGTRAVAGGGGLAPMTQLPEGVFSVFSAGPRQTALDRLSNDDANPNSVFTRTFAKELLKPGENLVQVAQRTRRAVSEMADTVKHRQVPVYFDQMVDDVFLSGLAKDAVVRSDDPPPTKLAALPPVSVPQLPREEATNAPIASFSRHNGGWSVVFSFADPALGISWRMAGKGDFRETGFIDTLDPRTRKRMPNPSIELPPDAQAGTIEVRYVDQSGDMQGPFPIRFDPEAALIRDQRKILDMTATSWLSFREFNGLLVYYTHLVSYRCAIREVRIGIDSAVPNQVLKMPPCDMRDPSAVSAGMPLYMKLAPSTQSVSVELTYRDGSVSEIKSFRSANRSNN; from the coding sequence ATGACACGTCGGCTTTTCGGAATTCTGGCGGCCCTTGGCCTCGTGGCGGGCCTGAGCGGCTTCGCAGCTCCCGCTCATGCCGAGAAGCGTGTCGCGCTCGTCGTCGGCAACAACGACTACAGGAACGTCCCGAAGCTGCTCAAGGCGGTCAACGACGCCCGCACCATGGGCGACACGCTGAAGCAGCTCGGCTTCTCGGTGATGGTCGCCGAGAACCAGAGCCGGCAGCAATTCTCCGAGACGCTGCTCGCCTTCGACAAGGCGATCGAGCCCGGCGACACCGCGTTCTTCTTCTACGCCGGCCACGGCTTCGAGATCGCGGGCCAGAACTATTTGCTGCCCACCGACGTGCCGGCCGCGACCGAAGGGCAGGAGGAACTGGTGCGCGACGCCTCCATCCTGGCCGACCGCATCGTCGAGCGCCTTCAGAACAAGAAGGCGCGAACGTCGATCCTGGTGTTCGATGCCTGCCGCAACAATCCTTTCGAGCGCAAGGGCACCCGCGCCGTCGCCGGAGGCGGCGGGCTTGCGCCGATGACACAACTGCCCGAAGGCGTGTTCTCGGTGTTCTCGGCCGGTCCCCGCCAGACCGCGCTCGATCGCCTCTCCAACGACGACGCCAATCCCAACTCGGTGTTCACGCGCACCTTCGCCAAGGAGCTGCTCAAGCCCGGCGAGAACCTCGTGCAGGTGGCGCAGCGCACCCGCCGGGCCGTCAGCGAGATGGCCGACACCGTGAAGCACAGGCAGGTGCCCGTCTATTTCGACCAGATGGTCGACGACGTGTTCCTCAGCGGCCTCGCCAAGGATGCCGTCGTGCGTTCCGACGATCCGCCGCCCACGAAGCTCGCCGCGCTGCCGCCGGTGTCGGTGCCGCAACTGCCGAGGGAGGAGGCCACCAACGCGCCGATCGCGAGCTTCTCGCGGCACAATGGCGGCTGGAGCGTGGTGTTCTCCTTCGCCGACCCCGCGCTCGGCATTTCCTGGCGCATGGCCGGCAAGGGCGATTTCCGCGAGACCGGCTTCATCGACACGCTCGATCCGCGCACGCGCAAGCGGATGCCTAACCCGTCGATCGAATTGCCGCCGGATGCACAGGCCGGCACCATCGAGGTCCGCTATGTCGACCAGTCCGGCGATATGCAGGGCCCGTTCCCCATCCGGTTCGATCCCGAGGCCGCGCTGATCCGCGACCAGCGCAAGATCCTCGACATGACCGCGACGAGCTGGCTGTCGTTCCGCGAGTTCAACGGCCTGCTCGTCTACTACACGCATCTCGTGTCCTATCGCTGCGCCATCCGCGAGGTGCGCATCGGCATCGACAGCGCCGTGCCCAACCAGGTTCTGAAGATGCCGCCTTGCGACATGCGCGATCCCAGCGCGGTCAGCGCCGGCATGCCGCTCTACATGAAGCTCGCTCCAAGCACGCAGTCCGTCTCGGTGGAGCTGACCTATCGCGACGGCAGCGTGTCCGAGATCAAGAGTTTTCGCAGCGCGAACCGGAGTAACAATTGA
- a CDS encoding SDR family NAD(P)-dependent oxidoreductase: protein MTSSRFDLRGKVAVVTGGNGGIGLGMARGLADAGADIAVVGRNEAKSKAAVEDLRQRGVKAIAVATDVTDRAAIETMIARVVTDLGRIDILVNNAGMSIRKPPHELELDEWNKVINTNLTSAFLCSKLAYPHLKASGNGKVINIGSMMSIFGASFATAYAASKGGIVQYTRACANAWAPDNIQVNAILPGWIDTDLTRGARQQVSGLHERVLARTPAGRWGDIDDFAGIAVFLASPASNFVTGTAIPVDGGFSVMA, encoded by the coding sequence ATGACATCCAGCCGGTTCGATCTCCGCGGCAAGGTCGCGGTCGTGACGGGAGGCAATGGCGGCATCGGGCTCGGCATGGCGCGCGGTCTCGCCGATGCCGGCGCCGACATCGCCGTGGTCGGACGCAACGAGGCCAAGTCTAAAGCGGCAGTCGAGGATCTCAGGCAGCGCGGCGTCAAGGCGATCGCGGTTGCGACCGACGTTACGGACAGGGCAGCGATCGAAACCATGATTGCGCGCGTGGTAACGGATCTCGGCCGCATCGACATTCTCGTCAACAACGCCGGCATGAGCATCCGCAAGCCGCCGCACGAGCTCGAGCTCGACGAGTGGAACAAGGTGATCAACACCAACCTCACCAGCGCCTTCCTGTGCTCGAAGCTCGCCTATCCGCACCTGAAGGCGTCCGGCAACGGCAAGGTGATCAACATCGGCTCGATGATGTCAATCTTCGGAGCGAGCTTCGCCACGGCCTATGCGGCGAGCAAGGGCGGCATCGTGCAGTACACGCGCGCCTGCGCCAATGCCTGGGCGCCCGACAACATCCAGGTCAACGCGATCCTGCCGGGCTGGATCGATACCGACCTCACCCGCGGCGCGCGGCAGCAGGTCTCGGGATTGCACGAGCGGGTGCTGGCGCGCACGCCTGCGGGGCGCTGGGGCGACATCGACGATTTCGCCGGCATCGCCGTGTTCCTCGCCTCGCCCGCCTCGAACTTCGTCACGGGCACCGCGATCCCCGTCGATGGCGGCTTCTCGGTGATGGCCTGA